Below is a genomic region from Henckelia pumila isolate YLH828 chromosome 3, ASM3356847v2, whole genome shotgun sequence.
TGTTAGGATTTGAATTAAGAACAGGTAAAATTTTTTTCGAAaacatgataagatatgataaagtcctgatgcggtgggttataataaccatTTAAGGCCTCGTCCCCTTATAGGAGTAACAATTAGGGGCTGATCAATATGTCAtgattaacgagatgaataacaTTGTCATGTCTAAGTTTATGCTTTAGTTATGATATGTCTTGATGCTTTGTTTCGAATTCTGTTTGTCTCTTGTCTCGACTCCTGTTGCGACATGTTCTGGAACATGTCACCTTTTGAATTCGCATCATGTAAAATATTCGATATTTGTATGTACGATTGACCCCCACTTGCAGAGTGTTATCCAAAACACTCACTCCCTTGAAAGATGATGAACAACACGCATTTTGGGGTTGGTAATCAAGTTCAAGATATGAAAATTCAAGTAGCTATTCCAGTTTGATTTCTTACTACGTTATCGCTTTCGCACTTGTGTTTTTTTTCGTAAAAATAGTTATGATTTATAAAATAGACAGATTTTTGGCAAGATTTATACTAAAAAGCTTcttgtttcaatgttaaattgttaatCAATACCCACATCAACTAAGTCCGATGTTGAGGCGTGACACTTGTAATATACGGATGGTTTGTAGACTTTAGCCTATTAAGTTGAGATATAAATATTATGGTAGAGACGAAACTGTACAATCCACTAAAAACAAAGTtttgatatataaatattatatttgttctcggtgtttctttttttttttttttgaatatatatttaaaattttgcaaCAAAAGAAATAATGTTGACGCAATTTTCAATCTCGCGGATATAAGCAACACAGGCACACACACTGATGAAGATGGCTGAAGCAGCTCCGAGGTTGCTGACATGGAACCGCCTCGGCTCAGCCTTTCCTTCCATCACTCGCCTCCATCTCCGCCCACCATCATACGGCGGCAAACAATCACTCTCCACCGCCAGTTTCAGCCGCGGAATCACCTGCAAAGCCGTGGAGCTAGAATCAGCAGCCTCCGCTGCCCCGGCGGCACCAATGAGAAACAATGGCAGATACGAAATTGACAACTTACCGACATGGCTTTTGAAGCAAGAACAGGACGGCCACATAGATACAGATTTCGCAGTTGTTCTTTCCAGCATTTCCTTGGCATGTAAGAAGATCGCCTCTTTGCTTCAGAGATCCAATATCATCAACCTCACCGGAGGTCAGGGCACCACGAACATCCAGGGTGAAGATCAGAAGAAACTCGACGTTATCGCCAACGAGGTTTCAAATTTTCATTTCTTTACATTTTCAACCGGGTTACCGATAAAACCCAGAAACATATTATTGAATTAAGCTACGTACTACGATGCTTTCAGTTGTTCTGCAGCAGTCTGAGATCAAGTGGGCGGACAGGGGTTATAGCATCGGAGGAAGAAGACGCCCCAGTTGCAGTTGAAGAgacttattctggaaattacattgtGGTTTTCGACCCCATTGATGGCTCTGCTAATATCGACACTAGCTTGACTACTGGCTCCATTTTCGGGATATACGCTCCTGATAAGCAATGCTTATTCGACATAGACGATGATTCTAGGGTACATTCTTGACTACCCAATGCAATTTACCCCATGATTTATAATACTATATTTATGAGTTCTTGGTGGAATTCAAGACtgtatttttaaaatcaatcatacatgaaatttgaatgccaaatgattttattggatCGGGAAAAGCTCGCTCAAGAACAACAAAAGTGTGTGGTCAGCGTTTGTCAGCCTGGAAGCAACTTGCTAGCGGCAGGTTACTGTCTGTACTCGAGCTCGGTAGTGTTCACCCTCTCAATAGGCAGGGGAGTTCTCGCCTTCACGCTCGATCCGGCCTATGGCGAATTCGTTTTAACGCACGAAAACATCAGGATTCCGAATACTGGAAAAATTTACTCATTCAATGAAGGAAACTACGACCTGTTCGATGAAAAGTTGCAGAAATACCTGGATGACTTGAGAAAGCCAGGGGCTAATGGCAGGCCATATTCGGGTCGGTACGTAGGTTGCCTTGTTGGTGAGATTCATAGGATGTTGCTGGTTGGTGGAATCTACGGGAACCCGAATAACAAGAAGAGCAAGAATGGGAATCTGCGGCTCTTGTATGAGTGTGCACCTATGAGCTATCTGGTCGAACAGGCCGGGGGAAAAGCTACCGATGGATGCCGGAGAATACTTGATATTAGGCCAGATCAGGTACAAAAAACTGATAT
It encodes:
- the LOC140891756 gene encoding fructose-1,6-bisphosphatase, chloroplastic-like — its product is MKMAEAAPRLLTWNRLGSAFPSITRLHLRPPSYGGKQSLSTASFSRGITCKAVELESAASAAPAAPMRNNGRYEIDNLPTWLLKQEQDGHIDTDFAVVLSSISLACKKIASLLQRSNIINLTGGQGTTNIQGEDQKKLDVIANELFCSSLRSSGRTGVIASEEEDAPVAVEETYSGNYIVVFDPIDGSANIDTSLTTGSIFGIYAPDKQCLFDIDDDSRLAQEQQKCVVSVCQPGSNLLAAGYCLYSSSVVFTLSIGRGVLAFTLDPAYGEFVLTHENIRIPNTGKIYSFNEGNYDLFDEKLQKYLDDLRKPGANGRPYSGRYVGCLVGEIHRMLLVGGIYGNPNNKKSKNGNLRLLYECAPMSYLVEQAGGKATDGCRRILDIRPDQVHQRTPIFIGSTDEVEKLEKYLR